In Deinococcus proteolyticus MRP, a single genomic region encodes these proteins:
- the ychF gene encoding redox-regulated ATPase YchF produces MSNLAIGIVGLPNVGKSTLFNAITRANAVAANFPFATIEPNVGRVTVPDERLSALSQVFTKGDRVPPIIPTYVEFVDIAGLVKGASKGEGLGNQFLANIREVDAIAHVVRCFEDDNVIHVAGRVDPVDDIETINTELILADLAGLEKRLTNLQKKAKGNDKEAAALASLAEQIIAVLGEGKPARAGSYDMPVPKDFGLITTKPVIYVANVGEDELTEENEHVQAVREYAEREGALVVKISAQIEGELAAMPEDEAREFLTELGVQESGLDQLVKVGYDTLGLITFITSGEKEVRAWTIRNGEKAPEAAGEIHTDLEKGFIRAEVIEWDKMVEAGGWANAKAKGWVRTEGKEYVMKDGDIMNVLHNS; encoded by the coding sequence ATGTCTAACCTCGCCATCGGTATCGTGGGCCTGCCGAATGTCGGCAAATCTACCCTGTTCAATGCCATCACCCGCGCCAACGCGGTGGCGGCCAACTTTCCTTTCGCCACCATTGAGCCGAACGTGGGCCGCGTGACCGTGCCCGACGAGCGCCTGAGTGCGCTGAGCCAGGTGTTCACCAAGGGGGACCGGGTACCGCCGATTATTCCCACCTATGTGGAGTTCGTGGACATCGCCGGTCTGGTGAAGGGCGCCAGCAAGGGCGAGGGCCTGGGCAACCAGTTCCTGGCGAACATCCGCGAGGTGGACGCCATCGCCCATGTGGTGCGCTGCTTCGAGGACGACAACGTGATTCACGTGGCGGGCCGGGTGGACCCGGTGGACGACATTGAAACCATCAACACCGAGCTGATCCTGGCCGACCTGGCCGGGCTGGAAAAGCGCCTGACGAACCTGCAGAAGAAAGCCAAGGGCAACGACAAAGAGGCGGCAGCCCTGGCGTCGCTGGCCGAGCAGATTATCGCCGTACTGGGTGAGGGCAAGCCCGCCCGCGCCGGCAGCTACGATATGCCAGTGCCCAAGGATTTCGGCCTGATCACCACCAAGCCGGTCATTTATGTGGCCAACGTGGGCGAAGATGAGCTGACAGAGGAGAACGAGCATGTGCAGGCCGTGCGCGAGTATGCGGAGCGCGAGGGGGCGCTGGTGGTCAAGATCAGTGCCCAGATTGAGGGTGAGCTGGCCGCCATGCCTGAGGATGAAGCCCGCGAATTTCTCACGGAGCTGGGCGTGCAGGAGTCCGGCCTGGACCAGCTGGTCAAGGTAGGCTACGACACCCTGGGCCTGATCACCTTCATCACCTCCGGTGAAAAGGAAGTGCGGGCCTGGACCATCCGCAACGGCGAAAAGGCCCCCGAGGCCGCCGGCGAGATTCACACCGACCTGGAAAAAGGTTTTATCCGCGCCGAAGTGATCGAATGGGACAAGATGGTGGAAGCCGGCGGCTGGGCAAATGCCAAGGCCAAGGGCTGGGTGCGCACCGAAGGCAAGGAGTACGTAATGAAAGACGGCGACATCATGAACGTGCTGCACAACAGCTGA
- a CDS encoding MBL fold metallo-hydrolase — MTLQRISDRVWWLGGAVSSVAVDNGAGGALIVDTGLDDAQARKLLRGLEAQGLAPAAILNTHSHADHHGGNAHILKKHPDLPVYAPPLEAAIIRHPLLEPLSLYGAMPPAELQNKFLLAPASPAQELDAGPHTLGGAAVELLAVPGHAVQMFAVRVDDVLYAADALFGPEALSKHPLTFCADSAAQKASAQALGELRGVRTVLVGHGEPSGDLTALAGANLQSYAQTTAWVLDAVGEGAAGTDDILARVAARAGVSMGQMGPLLLNRAVVAAHLKELLTDGVVQAQTVENRLCWGVF, encoded by the coding sequence ATGACCTTACAGCGGATATCGGACCGGGTGTGGTGGCTGGGCGGAGCCGTCAGCAGTGTGGCTGTGGACAATGGCGCAGGTGGGGCACTGATTGTGGACACCGGCCTGGACGATGCCCAGGCACGCAAGCTGTTGCGCGGGCTGGAAGCGCAGGGGCTCGCGCCAGCAGCCATTTTGAACACCCATTCGCACGCCGACCATCATGGCGGCAATGCCCACATCCTGAAAAAGCATCCCGACCTGCCGGTATATGCGCCGCCGCTGGAAGCCGCCATCATCCGTCATCCACTGCTGGAGCCATTGTCGCTGTACGGGGCTATGCCCCCCGCCGAGTTGCAGAACAAGTTCCTGCTGGCCCCGGCGTCGCCCGCACAGGAGCTGGACGCGGGCCCGCACACGCTGGGCGGGGCCGCAGTGGAGCTGCTGGCGGTGCCCGGCCACGCCGTGCAGATGTTCGCCGTGCGTGTGGATGACGTGCTGTACGCCGCCGACGCCCTGTTCGGCCCTGAAGCCCTGAGCAAGCATCCCCTGACCTTCTGCGCCGATTCTGCTGCGCAGAAAGCCTCGGCCCAGGCATTGGGGGAGCTGAGGGGTGTCCGCACCGTGCTGGTAGGGCATGGAGAGCCGTCCGGCGACCTGACGGCCCTGGCCGGGGCAAACCTGCAGTCCTATGCCCAGACCACCGCCTGGGTGCTGGACGCTGTGGGAGAGGGCGCCGCCGGCACCGACGACATTCTGGCGCGGGTGGCTGCGCGGGCCGGCGTGAGCATGGGGCAGATGGGCCCGTTGCTGCTCAACCGCGCCGTGGTGGCCGCTCACCTTAAGGAGCTCTTGACGGATGGTGTGGTGCAGGCGCAGACCGTGGAGAACCGGCTGTGCTGGGGCGTATTCTGA